The following proteins are co-located in the Carassius gibelio isolate Cgi1373 ecotype wild population from Czech Republic chromosome A9, carGib1.2-hapl.c, whole genome shotgun sequence genome:
- the LOC128020337 gene encoding helix-loop-helix protein 2-like yields the protein MMLSPDQTDPDFTWTQPDTECLNVMRVECVAHEPFGAEDGKTRALVPAALTREEKRRRRRATAKYRSAHATRERIRVEAFNVAFAELRKLLPTLPPDKKLSKIEILRLAICYISYLNHVLDV from the coding sequence ATGATGCTGAGTCCCGATCAGACGGATCCTGACTTCACCTGGACACAACCGGACACGGAGTGTCTAAACGTCATGAGGGTGGAATGTGTGGCTCACGAGCCCTTTGGGGCTGAAGATGGCAAGACTCGCGCACTCGTGCCAGCCGCGCTCACCAGAGAGGAGAAGAGACGGAGGAGGCGCGCGACTGCAAAATACCGTTCTGCGCATGCGACGCGCGAGCGCATCAGAGTGGAAGCGTTCAACGTAGCGTTCGCTGAGCTAAGAAAGCTGCTACCAACACTTCCACCCGACAAGAAACTGTCCAAAATAGAAATACTTCGCCTAGCTATCTGTTACATTTCTTATCTTAACCACGTTTTGGACGTCTAA